The genomic interval GATACCGATCATGGTCCGGGGTTCGCCGCTTCGGCGTATGTGCCTTCGGGTCTGGGCGCGGTCCTCGCTCCTCTCCAATCGTCTCGGTTCGCTGTCACGCGTTGTTGCGCCGACCGGGACGGCAGTCGCTAGCTTTTTGCGGCGTCTCCCGAACTGTCGTGCCATGGTTACCGTCCGGGCCCCGGCGACGAGCGCGAACCTCGGGAGCGGGTTCGACACGTTCGGTCTCGCACTCGACAGACCGGCGGACATCGTCTCCGTGGAGCGCGCCCACCGAACCACCATCGAGGTCACCGGCGCCGGTGCGCGCTACATCCCCGAGGACCCGGAGAAGAACACCGTCGGTGCGGTCGCCGAGGCACTGGACGCCCCCGCACACATCCACATCGACAAGGGCGTCCGGCCCGCGTCCGGGCTCGGCTCCTCGGCGGCGAGCGCCGCCGCCGCCGCCGTCGCCCTCGACGAACTGTACGGGCTGGGCCACACTCGGGAGGAACTCGTTCCCGTCGCCGCCGAGGGGGAGGCGGCCGCCTCGGGCGAGGCCCACTCGGACAACGTCGCACCCGCGCTCCTCGGCGGGTTCACGGTCGTCGCCGACGACGGCGTGACGCAGGTGTCGCCCGACCTCTCGCTGGTCGCCTGTCTCCCCGACATCGTCGTCTCGACGCGCGACGCCCGACAGGTCGTCCCCACGTCGACGTCGATGGACGACCTCGTGGAGACGGTCGGCAACGCCGCCACGCTCACCGTCGGAATGTGCCGGAGCGACCCGCACCTCGTCGGCCGCGGGATGGACGACCCCGTCGTGACGCCCGCCCGCGCGGACCTCATCACGGGGTCGGAGGGCGTCGAGGGGGCCGCCCGCGCGGCGGGCGCGACGGGCGTCACCGTCAGCGGCGCGGGGCCGACGATGCTCGCGGTCTGCGAGCCGGGAACTCGCCGAGCCGTCGCGATGGCGATGATAGACGCCTTCGACGACGCCGGTGTGGACGCGACGGCGTTCCAGACGAGCGTCGGCGAGGGTGCGACGCTGTACGACTGACCAGTCGGTCCGGTCCCCCGACGGTGAATCGGAATCCCTCTTCGGACGAACGCTTATGCGGGGCGCTACCGTCTCCCGGTCATGGTCCACGAGTTCCCCAGCGAGGAGTGGATGGCCGCGTGGCGGGAGACGGTCAACGCCGACGAGGAGTACGCCGAGGCGGCCGCCGAGTGGGGTGTCGACTTCGACGGCGACATGGTGTTCCACCTCACCGCCGACGACAGACTCCCGGAGGACAGGCTGTTCTTCGTCGCGCTGGAGGGGGGTAGGGCCCACGAGACGTACGAGATAGACAGTCTCGACGACGCGGACTACGGGTTCGTCTTCCGCGGGACGTACACCGACTGGGTCGACCTCACGGAGGGCGACGTCGGCGCCATCGACGGGCTGATGACCGGCCGGTTCGAACTCGACGGCGACATGCAGCGCGTCCTGCAGTTCAGCGACGCGGCCGCTCGACTCGTCGACCTGGCGTCCGCAGTCGACAGTGACTACAGGTACTGATTTTCGCGGAGTCGAGCCGCTCCGGTCGGGGCGGCGTCCTCAGGCGCTCGTCGTCCCCGCTTCGGTGCCCGAACTGGTCGGTTCGGTCGTCGTGTCGGTTGGTTCTGACGTCGTCGTGTCGGCCGGCTCTGACGTCGTCGCTGTCGGTTGGGCGGTCGTGGGCTCCGGCGTGCTCTCGGTCGGTTCGGTCGTCGTCATCGACTCGGCGCTGGCCGTCGTAATCGGCTCGGACGTCGCCACCGGTTCCTGTGTGGTCGACGCCGTCGGGGTCGGCTCCGCCGTCGTCGGCTCGGGTGTATCGGTCGGTTGCATCGTCGACGGCTCCTGCGTCTCTGTCTGCATCGGTGCGTCCGTCGACGTCGTGGTGCTCGGTGCGGCCGTCGTCGGGAGTGGATTCTGGGTCGGCTCGGGCGTGGGCTCCGGTGTACTCGTCGGCTCAGGCGTCGGTGCTTCGGTTGGCTCGGGCGTAGGTTCCGGTGTCGGCTCGGGCGTGGGTTCCGGCGTCGGCTCTGGTGTGTCCGTGGGCGTGTCGGTCGGTTCGGTCGTCGGCTCGCTCGTCGTCGGTTCGGGCGTGTCGGTCGGTTCTTCGGTCGGCTCCGGCGTCGGCTCTTCCGTCGGGTCCGGGTCGTCGCCCTGGTCCTGGTCAGGGTCGTCGACCGGGTCCGGTTCCTCGGTCGGTTCGCTGGTGGGGTTCGCCGTCGGCTCCGGCGTGTTCACCGGTTCGTCGGTCGGCTCCGGCGTCTCCTGACCGTCGTCGCCGGCGTCGGTCGCCGGTGCGTCCGTCGCTCCGTCGGTCTGGGTGGCCGTCCCCGCTCCGTTCGTCGTCGAGTCGTCGATGGGGCCGACGGTCGGCAGCTCCGTCCCGTTCGTCGCGTTCGACGGGCCGGCGGACTGGTCGTTGATGTCGACGATGCCGCCGAGGAGGCTGAACCCGAAGTACGCGAGCGGGACCACGAGTAGGAGGACGCCGAGTGCTACGACGGCGACGAAGGTGATGTCGTCTGTTTCCATGATCGAAGGCGGGTTACCGCGGCTAGACATTGTCGAGACGCTTAACTTGGCGGCCCTTAACGCCGATATCCAGACTTTCACCGAATAGAGTATGTCTCTGGGCTGTGCCAATCGCGTCCTTCGCTGGGCGATTCGGCGGATGCCGATGTGGTTAAGCATTAATACTCTCGCTATCCGACACACACCACGAACATCTGTGGTGTCTCCAGCGTCCGACCGACCGACAGTCTACATGTATCCTGACTACTCGGAGAGCAACGCCTACCAGCGACACCTGCGCGACGCGATCGGCGAGCGTGGCTACGACGTTCGGATGGTCACTGCCGACACGTCGCTCCCGCTGCTCGACGCGGTCCGCGAACACGGCCGACCGGAGGTGTTCCACATCAACTGGCTCCACCGACACTTCGTCACCGACTCGAAGGTTCTGACCGCACTCCTCGCCCTCCGTCTGCTGTTCGAACTCGTCGTGTTGCGCGCCCTCGGCGTCGAACTCGTCTGGACCGTGCACAACCTCGTCGAACACGGCCGCCGCATGCCGCGACTGGAACTGGGCGTCCGCCGAATCGCGGCACGGCTCTGTGACCGGATCATCGTCCACTGCGAGAGCGCCCGCGAACTCGTCGTCGAGACCTATCGCCTCCCGGAGTCGACGCAGGAGCGCATCGAGGTCATCCCACACGGCCACTACGTCGACAGCTACCCGAACGAGGTCGACCGGGAGACGGCGCGGGACTCACTCGGGTTCGACGACGACCAGACGGTCTACCTCTACTTCGGCCTCATCCGGTCGTACAAGAACGTCCCCAACCTCGTCCGCACGTTCTCCACTCTCGACGCGCCCGACGCCCGCCTGCTGGTCGTCGGCAACCCGATGAGCGACCGACTGGAGAGCGAGGTGCGGACGCTCTGTTCGAAGGACGACCGCATCACCTGCGTGCTGGAGTTCGTCCCCGACGAGGAGATACAGGACTACATGAACGCCGCGGACGCCGTCGTCCTCCCGTTCGAGGAGGTGCTCACTTCGGGAACGGCCATCCTCGCCATGTCGTTCGGCCGCGCGCTCATCGCCCCGCGGGCGGGATGTGTCGCGGAACTCCTCGACGGCGACGACCTGCTCGGCTACCCGCCGAACGACCCCGAGGGACTCCACGAGTCGCTTGTCTCCGCCCTCGACGCCGACCTCGAAGCGCTGGGCGAGTACAACCGCGAACGGGCAGACACGCTCGACTGGGAGGGCATCGCGGACCGGACGGTCCGGGCGTACGCACGCGGCGCGCGGTGACGGAAGGGGGACAGCGTCGTCGCCGGCCTCGATAGGACCCGACTACTCCGGAGTAACCGCCGCATACTCATGGCCGCGCCGCTCACTGTCTCGTACATGGGAAAACGGGTCGCTATCATCGGCACCGGCGCTGATCCAGAGAAGAAAGACCGAACCGGCTTCGCGATGGCGTACCGACACGCGCCGGGGTACCTCCGCCTCGACGACTGTGACCTCGTCGCCTGCG from Halomarina salina carries:
- a CDS encoding glycosyltransferase, coding for MYPDYSESNAYQRHLRDAIGERGYDVRMVTADTSLPLLDAVREHGRPEVFHINWLHRHFVTDSKVLTALLALRLLFELVVLRALGVELVWTVHNLVEHGRRMPRLELGVRRIAARLCDRIIVHCESARELVVETYRLPESTQERIEVIPHGHYVDSYPNEVDRETARDSLGFDDDQTVYLYFGLIRSYKNVPNLVRTFSTLDAPDARLLVVGNPMSDRLESEVRTLCSKDDRITCVLEFVPDEEIQDYMNAADAVVLPFEEVLTSGTAILAMSFGRALIAPRAGCVAELLDGDDLLGYPPNDPEGLHESLVSALDADLEALGEYNRERADTLDWEGIADRTVRAYARGAR
- a CDS encoding SCP2 sterol-binding domain-containing protein; translation: MVHEFPSEEWMAAWRETVNADEEYAEAAAEWGVDFDGDMVFHLTADDRLPEDRLFFVALEGGRAHETYEIDSLDDADYGFVFRGTYTDWVDLTEGDVGAIDGLMTGRFELDGDMQRVLQFSDAAARLVDLASAVDSDYRY
- a CDS encoding homoserine kinase, giving the protein MVTVRAPATSANLGSGFDTFGLALDRPADIVSVERAHRTTIEVTGAGARYIPEDPEKNTVGAVAEALDAPAHIHIDKGVRPASGLGSSAASAAAAAVALDELYGLGHTREELVPVAAEGEAAASGEAHSDNVAPALLGGFTVVADDGVTQVSPDLSLVACLPDIVVSTRDARQVVPTSTSMDDLVETVGNAATLTVGMCRSDPHLVGRGMDDPVVTPARADLITGSEGVEGAARAAGATGVTVSGAGPTMLAVCEPGTRRAVAMAMIDAFDDAGVDATAFQTSVGEGATLYD